In Pseudomonas sp. PDNC002, the DNA window TTCGTCCTGTACCGAACGGTCCCCTCTCCCCTGGGAGAGGGTTAGGGTGAGGGGCTCCTAAAAATGTATGCCGTGCGGACGGCAGGGAAGCGCATTTTTCGGGTGAGCGCGGGAGGAAGCTGTGAGGGACTGTTTGGTGCTGGGAAGCCCGTGCCATGGGTATCCCCTCACCCCAACCCTCTCCCGGAGGGAGAGGGAGTTGATCGTGCCGGCCGATACCGAGGTTTCATCCTGTACCGAACGGTCCCCTCTCCCCCTGGGAGAGGGTTAGGGTGAGGGGCTTCTAAACAGGGCAGTGCGTCAGCGCTTGCGCCAGCAGGCAAAGAGGTTCCACGCCACCAGGCCGGTGACGAAAGCGGAGCTGCTGTAGAAGAGCATGGCGTCCACGTGGATTCCTCCGGAGCGACAGCGCCCCCGAGAACGGGGGCGCTGGGTGGGCGGGCGGGCTTACTTCTCGGCGACCAGACGCGCGTGGGCGGATTCCTCGCCCAGGTTGTTCAGCATCCGCTCGCTGTACCAGTCGAGGAAGTTGATCACACCGAATTCGTAGGTCTTCGAGTACGGCCCCGGCTGGTAGGCGGTGGAGTTGATGCCACGCTGGTTCTCTTCGGCCAGGCGACGGTCCTGGTCGTTGGTCGCGTCCCAGACTTCGCGCAGGCGTGCCACGTCGTAGTCGACGCCTTCCACCGCATCCTTGTGCACCAGCCACTTGGTGGTGACCACGGTTTCCTGCGCGCTGATCGGCCAAACGGTGAAGACGATCAGGTGATCGCCCATGCAGTGGTTCCACGAATGCGGCAGGTGCAGGATGCGCATCGAACCCAGGTCCGGGTTCTGGATGCGGCCCATGAGCTTCTTGCTGCCCTGCTTGCCGTCCATGGTCATGGACACGGTGCCCTGCAGCAGCGGCATGCGCACGATGCGGTTGCGCAGGCCGAAGCTGGCATGGGCGTAAGGAATCTTCTCGGCATCCCAGGCGGTGGTGCAGGCGGCGACCTGGTCCTTGAACGCCTGGCTGGCACGCGGGTCGGTAACGTCGTCCCACTCCAGCAGGGTGTTCAGCAGCTCCGGGTGCGAGCCGTTGCAGTGGTAGCACTCGCGGTTGTTTTCCAGCACCAGCTTCCAGTTGGCCTTTTCCCGCAGCGTGGTCTGCACCGCCACCTTGGTGTTCTCCATGTCGTACGGCTCCATGTAGTGCTCGAGCGTACGCAGGAAGTCATCGATGGCCGGCGGGTTCTCCGACAGCGAGATGAAGATGTAGCCGCCAGCGGTCTTCACGTTCACCGGCTTGAGGCTGTAGTCCTTCATGTCGAAGTCCGCGCCCATCTCGGTGCCGGCGAACAGCAGGCGGCCATCCAGTTCGTAGGTCCACTGGTGGTAGGGGCAGACCAGCTTGGCGACCTTGCCCTTGTCGCTGACGCACAGGCGCGAGCCACGGTGGCGGCAGACGTTGTGGAAGGCGTGGATCTTGCCCTCGGCGCCGCGCAGGACGATCACCGGGTTGTCGCCGATCTGCAGGGTGAGGAAGTTGCCCTTGGTCGGGATCTCGCAGGTCATCCCGGCGATCAGCCACTCCTTGTGGAAGATCTCCTGCATGTCCAGCTGGAACAGGCGCTCGTCGTTGTAGAAGGGTTGCGGCAGCGAGAAGCTGTGGTCGCGAGTGCGCAGCATCTCGGCGGTGGCCTTGCGGGCCGGTTCCAGCGGATCGCCCAGACTCAGGGTAGTAGTGACGTCCATTGCTAGGTCCTCATGCCGTAGCCCGTTGGCTGCCGGCGGAAATAGTGGCTGATACGGTTTGCCACGCAGGGCAGTGGCAGCAGGTGCACAGCGCGCCGAGTGCGCTTTCCCGCCGTCCTCGTTCAACCGATTGGGGTTGCTCGGCATGGAGCTGAGTGTGGGGCCGCGAGCCGGGAATACCCTTATCCATGGGCGACACGGCCACGTCATTTCCCGACGCGCCAGCGCACGTCCCAGGCGGCAGGTCGCGATAAGCATGCAAATGTCGCTGGCAGGTAAATGCAGCACCCGAGGTCGTGCACACAATCCGCCCCATCAGGCATGCCGCAAGGCCCCGTGCTTTCTATGTCCAGGCGACACAGACAAGCGGGCCCCGGCGCTGCCCCATCAGGCCCTGCGCGGCCCGCGTGCGCGGAGAGACAGCATGTCGACGAACACCTTCCTCAACCCGGTCAACACCCAGACCTGGGCCAACGGGCGCCACCTGGTGCGCTGCGTGAAAGCCATCCAGGAAACCTGGGATGTGCGCACCTTCTGCTTCATGGCCGACGCGCCGATCATGTTCTTCTTCAAGCCCGGCCAGTTCGTCACCCTGGAACTGGAGATCGACGGCCAGCCGATCATGCGCTCCTACACCATCTCCAGCTCGCCCTCGGTGCCGTACAGCTTCTCCATCACCATCAAGCGCGTGCCCGGCGGCAAGGTCTCGAACTGGCTGCACGACAACCTCAAGGAAGGCGACCAGGTCCCGGTGCACGGCCCGGTGGGCAACTTCAACGCCATCGACTTCCCGACCGAGAAGGCGTTGTTCCTTTCCGGCGGTGTCGGCATCACCCCGGTGATGTCCATGTCGCGCTGGTTCTTCGATACCAACGGCAATGTCGACATGGTCTTCGTGCACAGCGCGCGCACGCCCAAGGACATCATCTACCACCGCGAGCTGGAGCACATGGCTTCGCGGATCAACAACTTCAAGCTGCACCTGATCTGCGAGAAATACGAGATGGGCGAGTCCTGGGCCGGCTACCGGGGCTTCCTGAACAAGGCGATGCTGCAGCTGATGGCGCCGGACTTCCTCGAGCGCGAAGTGTTCTGCTGCGGCCCTACACCCTACATGCACGCGGTCAAGCGCCTGCTCGAGGCCGAGGGCTACGACATGTCGCGCTACCACGAGGAAGCCTTCGGCCCGACCCCGCCGGAAGTGCGCGCCGACGTGAAGGAGCTGGCCGCCGAGGCCGCCGAAGCGCCGGCCGTGCCGCTCGCGGACCAGAACCTCGTCGAGTTCTGCGAGACCGGCAAGAGCATCCGCGTGGCGCCGGGCGAGACTGTCCACGCCGCCGCCGCCCAGCTCGGGCTGCACATTCCCAAGGCCTGCGGCATGGGCATCTGCGGCACCTGCAAGGTGATGAAGCGCTCCGGCGAGGTGGAGATGGAGCACAACGGCGGGATCACCGACGAAGACGTCGCCGAAGGCTACATCCTGTCCTGCTGCAGCGTGCCCAAGGGCGATGTGGTGATCGAGTACTGACCACAGGCTGCCCCCACCCGCCCCACACGTTACCCACTGAGTTATCCACAGGCTGAAGGTGTCCCGACGCAAGGCCGGAGACACCTAAGGCCGACCGGACTGGCCGCCTCGATCCCGTCTGCAACCCGCATGCCACCTGGCTTCGAGCTTGTGCGCGGAGCCACCACCAAGGCGCACGCAAGCGCACAGCCGCAGGCCTTTTCAGGCATGGGCTGCGACGAATATCCACATTCGCTCAGTCTTCTTCCGGGGTCGCCTTGTAGCTGCCGGACAGGCGTTGCTGCACGTCCTGTGGGACAGCGCTGTAGTGGCTGGAGGAAAGACTGTAGAGACCTTGCCCGGCGGTAATGGATTTGAGCCGGTTGGCGTAACCGTCCAACTCAGCCAGCGGCACCTGACCGCGCACCAGCGCGACGCTGGCCGATAGCGACTCGGTGCCCAGCACCTGGCCGCGACGGCCGGTGAGGTCGGCGGTGATGTCGCCCAGATGGGTTTCCGGGGTGGTCACCTCGATCTGCATCACCGGCTCCAGCACGATGCCACCGGCATTGCGCAGCGCATCGAGCATCGCCTTGCGCCCGGCGGCCTGGAAGGCGATGTCCTTGGAATCCACCGAGTGGCTCTTGCCGTCGAAGACCGTGACCTTGACGTCCTCCACCGGGAAGCCGGCCAGCGGCCCGGCCGCCAGCGCCGAGCGCACGCCCTTCTCCACGGATGGAATGAAGTTGCCGGGAATCACCCCGCCCTTGATCGCATCGACGAACGCGAAACCTTCGCCACGCGGCAGCGGCTCGATGCGCAGGAACACCTCGCCGAACTGCCCTGCTCCCCCGGTCTGTTTCTTGTGCCGGCTATGCCCCTCCGCTGCACGCGTGGCGGTCTCGCGGTAAGGCACGGCGGGCGCGCGGGTCTGCACTTCCAGCTTGTACTGCCCGGCCATTCGCTCGAGCAGATAACGCAGGTGCATCTCGCCCATGCCGCGCAGCACGGTCTGCTGGGTGGAGGCGTTGTAGTCCAGGCGCACACAGGGGTCCTCGGCCTGCAGGCGCTGGAGGATTTCCGCCAGGCGCTGCTCGTCGCCACGCCGGCTCGCCTCGATGGCCAGGCCCTGCATCGGCTCGGGGAATTCCACGGGCTTGAGGTGGATATGGTCCTCGTCATGGGAGTCGTGCAGCACCACGCCGTAGTCCAGTTCGTCGACCTTGGTCAGTGCGCCAAAGTCACCGGGGATCAACCAGGGCGCCTCCTCGTGCTTCTTTCCCTGCAGGCGTAGCAGATGACCCACCTTGAACGACTTGCGCCCGTCGCCGGCGAACAGCTGCATTTCCCGGCGAATCGTGCCCTGGTGCACGCGGAACACGGCCAGGCGACCGACGAAGGGGTCGATCACCACCTTGAACACATGGGCCAGCACATGGGCCTTGGGGTCCGGCTGGCAGGGCACCGGATGCTCCTTGCCCTTGTCATCGGTACGCAGGAACAGCGGCGGGTTGCCCTCGGCAGGATTGGGTGCGAGGCGCGCGAGAATGTCGGCCAGCTCCGGCACGCCGGCGCCGGTACGTGCGGAGACGAAGCACAGGGGAATCAGGTGCCCGTCGCGCAGCGCGCGCTCGAAGGGTTCGTGCAGCGCCTCGGGCGCCACCTCGCCCTCCTCCAGGTAATGCGCCATCAGCGCCTCGTCCACCTCCACCACCTGGTCGACCAGCGCCTGGTGCGCCTCGGCCACGGAGGAAAAGTCAGCCTCGCCATCGGGATTGAAGAAACAATCCACAACCCGTGCGCCACCCTCGGCGGGCAGATTGATCGGCAATACCTCCTTGCCGAACGACTCGCGCAAACCCGCCAGCAGTGCCGGCAGGTCAACGCGTTCGGCATCGATCTTGTTCACCACCAGCATCCGGCACAGGCCGCGCTCACCGGCCCAGTCCATCATCCGGCGGGTGGACAGCTCGATGCCGTTCTGCGCGTTCACCACCACCAGCGCGGTTTCCACCGCCGCCAGCGCCGGCAGCGCGTGGCCGATGAAGTCGGGATAGCCAGGAGTGTCGATCAGGCGAATCTGCGCACCCGCGTGCTCGAAGTGCACCAGCGCGGCGGCCAGGGAGTGATGGTATTCGCGCTCCATGGGGTCGGAGTCGCAGAGGGTGTCGCCGCGCTCCAGCGAGCCCATGCTGGCAATCGCCCCGCTGTGCTGCAGCAGCGCCTCGGCAAGCAGGGTCTTGCCGCAGTCACCGTGGCCGACCAGGGCCACGGTGCGGATCTGTTCCACCGAGTAACTGGACATGATGGTCTCCCGCCCCCAGGGTTTCTGCCCGCCGTGGGGTGAATTATAGGCAGCGCGCCCAGTGCCCCTGGACAAATATTGATCAGCCCGCCGCGCACCAGTACCGGCGCAGCTTGCAGCGATCCATCCACAGTCCGCCCACATCTTCCCGGCAGAACGCTGCACAGCCAATGTGGAAAACCCGCCGTGAAAATCGCTGAAAGCCAGAAGTGACGGGGCTTTCGACATTTGATCAAAAAACGTACTGAGATGATAAAGGCACGCTGTACGCGGCCTCTGGCGATCTGGTGACAGGTTGTCCACACCTTCTGCGAGATTCGCCCCACAGGGATTGTGGAAAGTTTCCCGTAGCCCGCGTCGCTGGGGAAAGTGGCTGTGGATCAGTCGCTTGCATTCATCGCTGATCAATCTTTGAACAAGCCTGTGAAGACCCCGCCAGGCGTGGCGCTGGTGATGTTTTCCACAGGAGGCGCACAAGCGGGTCAACATAAACCGGGGATAGCGGTGGAAAGGTCATGCACAGAAAAATCACCGCAATCGATACACAGGCACGCAAGTAATTGAAAAGACGGACTTGGTCAGAAAACAACCAGTTTCAGGGAAGCCACGTGCTATCAGCTCCGCAGGCACCTCCCAACAGTTTTTCCACAGGTTGGACAAGCTTGCCTCCACAGCGACTGTGGAGATCTCCACAACGCCCCATTTCATGCATGAAAGCCACGGATTACGCGGCCCCTGCGACAATTCGCAGGGATTTTTCGCTATTCACGAAACTGCCACGACGCTGTCATTTCCCACGACCTTATCCACAGCTTTATCACAAGGCTGCCCCCAGTTTTTCGGCAAATGCTGAAACACAGCCGGCGCCCCCCGCGCCGGGCCCAGGGCTATGCTGAGTTTCCCCAGCAGAGGAGCCAGTCCCATGATCCTGACCACCACGCCCACCATCGAGGGCAAGACCATCCAGGAATACCGCGGCATCGTGGTCGGCGAGGCGATCCTCGGCGCCAACGTGTTCCGCGACCTGTTCGCCGGCCTGCGCGACATCATCGGCGGCCGTTCCGGTGCGTACGAGAAGGAGCTGGGGCGGGCGCGAGAGATCGCCTTCGAGGAGCTACAGGAGCGCGCCGAGGAGCTGGGCGCCAATGCCGTGGTGGGCATCGACCTGGATTACGAGGTGGTGGGCCAGAACGGCAGCATGCTGATGGTCAGCGTGAGCGGGACGGCGGTGCGTATCTGACGCCCGCAAGAGCGTCTATTTCCCTCTGGGGAATCGGTGCCGCCCTATATCCCCTCACCCCAACCCTCTCCCAGGGGGAGAGGGGGCAGATCGTGCCGACTGACGCCATAGCTTCATCCTGCACCGAACGGTCCCCTCTCCCGCTTGCGGGAGAGGGTTAGGGTGAGGGGCTCTTGGTCTTGCTGGAGCGCGCCATGGGCGATTGAGGGGGCGGTCCGCTCCTGCAGGCCTCGATCAAAGTTTGATCAAGCCTCTGAAAGCCTCGCCGCCCGTCGCTTGCAGGAGTTCATCCACAGGTTGGCGACAGGTTGCGCGAGCAACCGTCCCCAGCGACTGGGGACAACTCAGGCGCTCATCACCTTGCGAATATCCGCCGCCAGCGCCTCGACCCGCTCGATCTCGGTGTCCCACGAGCACATGAAGCGCGCGCCGCCGGCGCCGATGAAGGTGTAGAAGCGCCAGCCCAACTGACGCAGGGCTTCCAGCGCGGGCTCGGACATCTGCAGGAATACGCCGTTGGCCTCCACCGGGAACATCAGCTGCACGCCCGGCACGTCGGCGACGCGCTCGGCCAGCAGTTGTGCACAGCGGTTGGCATGGCTGGCGTAGTGCATCCAGGCGTCATCCTGCAGCACGCCGACCCAGGGTGCGGCGAGGAAGCGCATCTTCGAGGCCAGTTGGCCGGCCTGCTTGCAGCGATAGTCGAAGCCTTCGGCCAGCTCGCGGTTGAAGAACAGGATGGCCTCGCCCACCGCCATGCCGTTCTTGGTACCGCCGAAGCACAGCACTTCGACGCCGGCCTTCCAGGTCAGCTCGGCCGGGGTCGCGCCGAGGAAGGCGCAGGCATTGGAGAAGCGTGCGCCGTCCATGTGCAGGTGCAGGCCCAGTTCGCGGCAGGTGGCGCTGAGCGCCTGCAGCTCGTCCGGGCGGTAGACGGTGCCGACCTCGGTGGCCTGGGTGATGGTGACCACGCGCGGCTTGGGATAGTGGATGTCCTGGCGCTTGAGGGCGATCTCGCGGATCGCTTCGGGAGTCAGCTTGCCCTGGGCGTCGGTGCGCGCCAGCAGCAGCTTGGAGCCGTTGGAGAAGAACTCCGGCGCGCCGCACTCGTCGGTCTCGACGTGGGCGGTCTCGGCGCAGATCACGCTGTGGTAGCTCTGGCACAGCGCCGCCAGGGCCAGGGAGTTGGCCGCGGTGCCGTTGAAGGCGAAGAAGACTTCGCAGTCGGTCTCGAACAGCTCGCGGAAGTAGTCGGAGGCGCGGGCGGTCCACTGGTCGTCGCCGTAGGCGCGCTCGTGGCCGCGATTGGCCTCGGCCATGGCCGCCCAGGCTTCGGGGCAGATGCCGGAATAGTTGTCGCTGGCGAACTGTTGGGTGTTGTCGGTCATGGTGCGGCCTCGGAAAACGTTGTGCGTCAGGCAGCAGCGTAGCAACGGATAGTCGCCCGCCGCCGGAGGGCGCAGGCCTCCCACTGACGGGAGGCCGCGGGATGGATCAGGGCAGCTTGGTCAGTGCCATCTGCTCGGAGATCGGCACGAACAGCTCGCGCAGGGACTGCGCGGTGCCGCCGTTGGGCTTGTCCGGCGAGGTCATGTTGAGCACGTAGCGGCCCTTGATCAGGCCGGTCAGGCTCGACTCGCCAGCCTTGTCGTCCGGGCCCGGCACGCTGATGGCCAGCGGGTCGCCCATGCGGGTGCTGTCGATCACCGGCAGGTATTGCTCGCCGCCGAACTGCGCGGCGGTGCCGTTCTGCAGCGCAGCCTGGCGCGCCTGGTTGAGCAGCGAGACGTTCTTCGCGGTGGTGTCGCGGAGCTTGGCCTGGGCGGTCAGGTACTGCCTGGCGGCCTCGCCCTGCTGGTCGGCGCCCGGCGCAGGCAGGCCGGTATCGGTCAGGGTCACGACCAGGTGCTGGCTGCCATCGGCCTTGCCGTAGACGATGGTGGCGTCGTCATAGCCGCACTCGCGGGACAGGTAGGGGTAGCCGTAGATGGCCTTGGTCGGCGGCAGCGCCTTCTCCAGCACATGGCCAGTGCAGCTGTCGCCGGCCGGGGTGGCCGCGGCGGCGCTGCTGGCAGCCTCGGGCGCTTCGGCCTTGGCGGGTTTGCTGTCGTCACCACAGCCCTGCAGCGTCGCGGTGAGCAGCAGGGCGGAAAGCAGAGTCAGGGAGCGGTTCATGGCGTCCTCGCATTTCGTGAGAGGCGCAGTTTATCCGCTACGCCGCTCCCCGTGCAGGGCCGTTCAAGCGCCGCGTGGCGCAATCGCCTGCGGGCCTGCGGGCCTGTGACCTCCGGCCGACCGTCGACTTCGCTGCGCGGCTGATCGTCGGTCCGGTAATCCGTCCGCAGGCCGATGTCGCCGGAGACGCGGCATTCGCTGCCAGATTTGAGCGGGGCCCGCACCGCCGAGATCGGCAACACGGGTGGCAAGGGCTCAGCGGAGTGAGTGCCGCTCGATCTCTAGCATCCAGCCATTGCCGGACGCTCCCATTTGCAGGGGCGGCATTTTCCGATCCGGAATTCGCGCGATCAGGGCATGCAGCGCCAGCGGCCCAAGGCTTCGTCGTAGGCTGCACCCGCCACGGCGAGGCCCTCCCCGCGTGACACCAGGCAGAAAGTCTTCATGAAGGTCGCCCGCTGGCCATCGCCGGCACTGTCGTGGCCGCCGAGAGTGGCGTTGTACAAGCCGGGCTCCAGGGGCCGTGCGAGGACTTTCTCGCGGAAGCCTGGGATTGCCTGGCCATAGCCGAAGCAGGTATCGCCGCGTAGCGGCACGCCCTGGGTCGGTTCGATGCTGGCCGACGACCAGAACGGCTCGTAAGGCTCGCGGGCGACTTCGATGTAATGCACCGCCACCTGCCGCTCATCTACCTGCAGCGTGTGGTTGAAGAACAGGCCTGGGGACTTGAACATCGCGCCGCCGAAACACAGCGTCCTGCCCTGCATCCAGACGTTGGCGTCGCCGTCGAAGAGTCGGGACATGGCTTGAACCTGCGGCGACAGCACTGCGCCAATCCAGAGAGCCAGCGCGATTCGTCCAGCCAATCGAGGTTGCATCATTGCTCCAGCAGCAGCGGCAGGAGCTCGCCTGCAGGCAGCGTAAGGGTGTGGGAAAAGTAAGCCTTGTAACCGTAGGCGTTCATCACGACCTTGCATGGAATACTCGTGCGCCCAGCAAGAACCTCCTTGAAACGCTGCTGATTAATGAACCGATCCGATCGGCCTTCATCTTCCGTTTCCGAAAAGTGCAAGCTGGAGGAATAAAGATATTGACCGCTATCTTGGCCGATGCGATCTACCGTGCCGTATCCGAACACCGGGATCACATGATCCATCGCGAATATCGGCTCACGCTCGAGCGAGCACACCAGGCGCTGGCCAATCTTGCCACTACCCTCGAGATGGGAATAAACATCATCGAGATCGAGGTCTGACGCAAAGTACAGGTTGAAACTTATGCGCCCCGTTACCGGCTCCGAGCGTAAGTAAGTCAAGTTTGCGGTGGGTTGGTGGTGATCTTTCATGCACGCCGAACAGAACGCTGCAATCAGAAGGGGGAAAAGAGCATTGCCAAGCTTCATTTTCCCAAATACTCCTCGATCGATCGCTTGATGTAATAGTGGGGCGAGTAGTTCGGCAACATCGTGACCGTGAACATGCGATCCGCATCCGCGTGATTGATATCCGCAGCGATGTCTATGTCGGTCCCTTCGGGTATCCAGCGCTCACCGAACTCGGCAACACTGTCCGACATGTTTGGATGCACTGCGGCCGCGCGAACATTGATCCAGAACGAGGCCACGGGCGTTGGTTTGCTCAAGTAAATATCCGAACCCAGCCAAACCCAGAAGCCATTACCCACGGGGTCCAGAGTTATCAGCATTTCTACGCGGTAACCCTTGTCGGTCAGAATCTTCGAGAGGTGCGCACCATTCCAGGCACCAAGGCTGTGCCCAACGATGTAAACGGGAACCGACCGGGTGGGAATTTCCTTCAATACATATTTATCGATATCCCACCAGCCCCGCGCTTCGCTGTAATCCAGGTAATGGGATGCATAGATTCCAGCATGCCGCTGATTTTCGAAATCGGTATCGAGGGTGCTCTTGGGAGCCGCGATATTATTGTTCGGCCCCTGGAAGTAATACGATTCCTTGTCCGCAGCCCCGCCGATGAAGAACACCACTGCTTTCTTCACCTCGACCGGCACCTGCTTGATCGTCTGATCGTCCACAGGAGTCAGCGTACGGGTGGCCGCTACCCTGGGTGCATCGAGAACGGCGTTCGACCCGGCGCTCATGCCACACCCCCCCGCAAGAATCTGGACCTTCTCTGCCTCGCCCAGGCGACTCACCAGATGAGTGAACCCCTGGTCATCGGATACGCCCTTCTCGATCACCCCGTTGGCTCGGCGGATGGCGTAAGGGTAGCGGGGAATGGGTTCGCCAGTCCGTGAACAGACCAATTGGAACCTATCCTCAAACGTATTGGGCAAAGGCGCAGGCGGGATGAACGGCGCAGGCGTGTGCTGCGTGCCCACCAGAACATCTCCAGAACCGTTGATGATCACGCCACCGTGGGCGGTGGCACTTCCCAGGAAAGCAATGGGCTGGCCGTTGACGAGGATGGTGGGAATGCCCTCGGTCACGACATCCCCGCAGGCGGTGCTGTCGCCTATGCGCAGGGCCGGTAATCCATTGATGATGACGTTGGGAGAGCCAGTGACGGTCGCATTCACGCCATGGCCGATTAATGGGCAGGCGTCCTGATCGCTCAGGCGAGCGGCGGGTTTGGACATGCTCGAACTCCTTTCTGGCATGGCACCGAGCGGTGCAGCGCGTCGCATTCTGCGAGCCGACCGACCGCGCATCCACGCCCCAAGGGCATTTCCAGTCATTTCCTACATGTCGCGTCTGGCGTGCCCCTACATGTCGCAAACGCACCTAGCCACGGCGTGCGTAGGCATCTGGCCAGAGAGGGCCAGTCATACCATCGCTGCCATGGGGGCCACTCGGCTCCGTACCGGCCATGGCGCTTCCGGGCGCCGCAGGGAGACCAGCGATGTTCAGCAAGCACGACCAGATCCAGGGCTATGACGACGAACTGCTCGCGGCGATGGATGCCGAGGAGGCCCGCCAGGAGGACCACCTCGAGCTGATCGCTTCGGAGAACTACACCAGCAAGCGCGTCATGCAGGCCCAGGGCAGCGGGCTGACCAACAAGTACGCCGAAGGTTATCCGGGCAAGCGTTACTACGGCGGCTGCGAGCATGTGGATAAGGTCGAGCAGCTGGCCATCGACCGCGCCAAGCAGCTGTTCGGCGCCGACTACGCCAACGTACAGCCGCACTCCGGCTCCTCGGCCAACTCCGCCGTGTATCTGGCGCTGATCAATGCTGGCGACACCATCCTGGGCATGAGCCTGGCCCACGGCGGCCACCTGACCCACGGCGCCAAGGTGTCGTCCTCGGGCAAGCTCTACAACGCCGTGCAGTACGGCCTGAACACCGACACCGGGCTGATCGACTATGACGAAGTCGAGCGCCTGGCGGTGGAACACAAGCCGAAGATGATCGTCGCCGGCTTCTCCGCCTACTCCAAGACTCTCGACTTCCCGCGCTTCCGCGCCATTGCCGACAAGGTCGGGGCGCTGCTGTTCGTCGACATGGCCCACGTTGCCGGCCTGGTGGCCGCGGGCCTGTACCCGAACCCGCTGCCCTACGCCGACGTGGTCACCACCACCACCCACAAGACCCTGCGCGGCCCACGCGGCGGCCTGATCCTGGCGAAATCCAACGAAGAGATCGAGAAGAAGCTCAATTCCGCCGTCTTCCCCGGCGCCCAGGGCGGCCCGCTGATGCATGTGATCGCCGCCAAGGCGGTGTGCTTCAAGGAAGCGCTGGAACCCGGCTTCAAGGACTACCAGGCCCAAGTGATCAAGAACGCCCAGGCGATGGCCAAGGTATTCATCGAGCGTGGCTACGACGTGGTGTCCGGCGGCACCGACAACCATCTGATGCTGATCAGCCTGGTGAAGCAGGGCCTGACCGGCAAGGAAGCCGACGCCGCCCTCGGCCGCGTCGGCATCACCGTGAACAAGAACGCCGTGCCGAACGACCCGCAGAGCCCGTTCGTCACCTCCGGCATCCGCATCGGTACGCCGGCCGTCACCACCCGTGGCCTGAAG includes these proteins:
- the glyA gene encoding serine hydroxymethyltransferase — its product is MFSKHDQIQGYDDELLAAMDAEEARQEDHLELIASENYTSKRVMQAQGSGLTNKYAEGYPGKRYYGGCEHVDKVEQLAIDRAKQLFGADYANVQPHSGSSANSAVYLALINAGDTILGMSLAHGGHLTHGAKVSSSGKLYNAVQYGLNTDTGLIDYDEVERLAVEHKPKMIVAGFSAYSKTLDFPRFRAIADKVGALLFVDMAHVAGLVAAGLYPNPLPYADVVTTTTHKTLRGPRGGLILAKSNEEIEKKLNSAVFPGAQGGPLMHVIAAKAVCFKEALEPGFKDYQAQVIKNAQAMAKVFIERGYDVVSGGTDNHLMLISLVKQGLTGKEADAALGRVGITVNKNAVPNDPQSPFVTSGIRIGTPAVTTRGLKEEQCRELAGWISDVLDHLGDADVEAKVATQVAGLCADFPVYR